GTATAGAAAAGGATGGTAAAAAGCGTAGAAACAGGAAGTCTAGGATGTCTGACGGTGAGGTAATGACCATCCTTATACTCTTTCATCTCTCAAGGTACAGAGATCTCAAGGCTTTTTATCTACAATATATCACCCACTAGTGTCGATCCGAATTTCCTCATCTTGTCTCCTACAATCGATTTGTCGAATTGCAAAGTAAAGTGGGATACAAGCTCATCGCATTCCTGAATATGTGCTGTTTAGGCGAATGTACAGGGATATCTTTTATTGACTCCACACCGCTGAGAGCCTGTCATGTCAAACGAGCTCAAGGACATAAGACAATGAAAGGATTGGCTCGAAAAGGGAAGTGTACCATGGGTTGGTTTTATGGTTTTAAGTTACACATTGTCATCAACGACAAAGGAGAAATCATCAAATACCGGATCACTCCGGGCAATTGTGATGACAGAGAGCCCCTTAAGGACTCGTCTTTCACCAAGAAGCTTTTCGGCAAACTCATCGGAGATAGAGGGTATATTTCCCAAAGTCTTTTTGATCAACTCTTTGTCGATGACATTCATATGATCACAAGAATCAAAAAGAACATGAAGAACTCTCTTATGCATCTTTACGACAAAGTGTTACTAAGGAAAAGAGCTCTCATTGAGACCGTCAATGATATGCTCAAAAACGTCTGTCAGATAGAGCATACACGACATCGTAGTGTCAACAATTTTCTTACCAACCTTATCTCGGGGCTGATTGCTTACAACTTCCTCCCTAAAAAGCCTGAGCTGAATATTGAAATCGTTAGAAAACCAAAACTACCCACTTGCGCTTAAATCGAACTGGCGTTTTTTTAATTATTTTACAGCATATTTTCTTAGATCTAACTGATGTTATACAAGAGTTTAAGCATCTGACTATAGAGCGGCTGTCCAAGAAAATGAATACCTTTATTCATCGTTACATTTTTTGTTTTGCGACAACAAGGTAACGAAATTAGGGCTGACTGCAGATTCAAGTATCAAGTGCAAAATTAGGGTAATAAGCTGAAGAATACTTGAACCGGGGACTTAAAGTTTAGTTTTTCTCTTGGTCTTGCGTTAATTTTGGCACAGTATTCATTGATTTGTTTCTGAGAGATGAGATCAAAATTTGCCATTTTAGGGATGTATTGCCTGAGCAATTTATTGGTGTTCTCGATGGCCCCTTTTTGCCAAGAAGAATAAGGATCAGCGAAGAATACAGGGACACCGAGCCGATCCGTGATCTTCCGATGCCCTGAAAATTCACTTCCATTATCGGTCACAATGGTCTTGATGACAGCCTTATAGGGGACGAGTAGAGCCCACAGTTTTCGATTCACCTCTTGGGCGGATTTATCTTTGAGTTTGGCCGCCCAAATCATGTTGGTCATTCGATCCGTGACGGTGAGTATGGCACCTCTGCCCCCACAGCCTACGATAAGATCCATCTCTAAGTCTCCAAGCCTCTTACCATCAGCCTCCTGAGGTCTTTGATGAATACTTACACGTTCAGGAATGTTCGTGACTTTTCCTACCGGGCGAGATCGTCGCTTGAGTTTGTGTCTGCAGTGCTTATAGAGAGATCCTCCATTGGTCTTGTCTTCTCTTATCCAACGGTATATGCTTTCATGAGAGACCTTTTCGCCTTGAAGTGAGAGATAACCGGAAATTTGCTTCGGAGACCATTGTTTTTCTTCCAGAAGCCTCAGGGATTTCCTTTTGATACTCTCGCATATGCGCCTGTTCCTACGCACCCGTTCTTTGCGAATGTCCGCATATTCCTGCGCAGTCTCAGGGTTATAGCTCTTTCGTTTTTCTGTGCTGTTACGAGCTATCTCCCGAGAAATAGTGCTCGGAGAGACTTCGAGTTGTCGGGCAATTTCTGAACGATTCAAGCCTGCTCGAAGAAATGCCGAGATGTCATATCTTTGTTGTCGGTTCAGTTGTTTGTACATCGCAAATTAAAGATAATTGAACTACTTGGAGAGGTACATCAGGATCTCTCCTTTTCTTTTATCTTGAACCTGCAAATACAGGGGGAGGTTTCCCCTTGTAACCCCCTCGGTGGTCTAGGGGGCTGACGCTTTATTCATATTGGAAGGTTTTGCACTTCCAATGTGAACTTAAGGACTTCCTGATAAAGAAGTCAGCCCTTTAATTTTAAATGAACAAAATACTTTTCTCTTACTGCAATGAAAAATATTAGGCAGTTAATCCGGCTGATGAGGTAGTTTTATTCATCGTTTTCTTACGTCAAACACACGTTAAAGCCAGACGAGATGCAGTCCTTAGTACTGGTCAGAAGTAATTCAATAGATTGATCAGCAAAACAAGCTACGTGACAGAACAAATTTTCAGAAGTATTCGTCGGAAGTTTGCTGGCAGATAATATCGCCGAGGATTAGAAAGAATGGTCTATCCCTTACGTTTTTTTAGGACACGACACGTAGTAGTTATTCGAAAATAGCTAACTTTATGCACAATATAGTACACAAATAACAGACTCATATTGGACTCTAGTATTTTACCCGATATAAAACCTCCCATAGCAATTGATCTTTTTGCAGGGTGTGGAGGACTATCTCTTGGTCTTAATAGGGCTGGGTGGAAGTCATTGTTTGCTATTGAGAGAAGCCCAGAAGCATTTGCCACCCTAAAACACAATCTTATTCACAAAACCAATGAACCTCATTTTATCTGGCCCCAATGGCTTCCGGTAAAGAATTGGGAAATTAATGAGTTTATTGCGACATATACCGAAGAGTTGTGTAGGCTAAAAGGGCGTGTCGATCTAGTTGCAGGAGGGCCTCCCTGCCAAGGCTTCTCAATGGCAGGCAGAAGAAGAGAAGATGACAGCAGAAATAAGCTTGTACTATCTTATCTTGATATTATACAAAAAGTGATGCCTAAAATCGTTTTCTTTGAAAACGTTAAAGGGTTTACACTTCCCTTCCAAAAATCAAAAGCACAGAACCGTAAGATTACCTATGCAGATGAGGTTAAGTCATGCCTAGAAAAGCTAGGCTATATCGTTGACAAACAGACTATTAACTTTGGAGACTATGGAGTCCCTCAGCGTAGAGCTAGATTTATTTTGGTCGCACTCTCTAAAGAACACTTCGGAGATAATCGATCTCTAGCCAAGAGATTCTTTGAGCAACTAGAAGCTCAAAAGGAAAACTTTCTCCAACATAAAGGACTTAGCGTTGGGACTACACTAGAAGAAGCTATTTCTGATCTTAGGGCTCTTCATGGGAAAAAGAAGCTATCTCCTAAAGATAAATTTGAATTTGGATTATATGGAAAAACGGAAGATAGTTCCTACCAGAAACTTATGAGAACAGGCGTTTCTAAAAATGATAATATACCAGATAGTCATCGATTCGCAAACCACTACCCATCTACAATATCCAAGTTCGAAGAGATTCTCAGTTTAACTCAAAGCGACCGTAACCTCTGCATTAATGATGAGATTAAGAATAAGTTTAGCATCAAGAAGCATACTATTATCCCTTTGAGTTCTAGTGACAAGGCTCCAACGATAACAACTCTACCCGATGATTACATTCATTACGAGGAACCACGAATTCTTACAGTAAGGGAATATGCGAGAATTCAGTCATTTCCAGACAGCTATGAATTTCAAGGAAAATACACTACAGGAGGTAAGCTAAGGAAACAGGAAACCCCACGCTATACGCAGGTAGGAAATGCAATACCTCCTCTATTTGCCGAACAAGCAGGATTGGTACTTAAAGAAATGCTACGACATGGGAGAGACTCTTAACTTCAAGGTTAGCACAGGACTAAAAAGTATTCTAGGGCAAGATCTTATTACCGATGACTATGTTGCCATTCTAGAGCTTGTCAAAAACTCCTACGATGCGGGAGCGAGGAAGGTTATCATTACATTTGAGTCGGACTCTATTATCATCGCAGATGACGGCAAAGGAATGACTCTGGATGATATAAGAGACAAATGGCTATTTATTGCCTATTCGGCCAAGAAAGCAGCCTCCGAAAGTTCTTATCGAGATCATCTAAGACGCCACTATGCAGGTGCTAAGGGCATTGGACGTAT
This is a stretch of genomic DNA from Porphyromonas cangingivalis. It encodes these proteins:
- a CDS encoding DNA cytosine methyltransferase — protein: MDSSILPDIKPPIAIDLFAGCGGLSLGLNRAGWKSLFAIERSPEAFATLKHNLIHKTNEPHFIWPQWLPVKNWEINEFIATYTEELCRLKGRVDLVAGGPPCQGFSMAGRRREDDSRNKLVLSYLDIIQKVMPKIVFFENVKGFTLPFQKSKAQNRKITYADEVKSCLEKLGYIVDKQTINFGDYGVPQRRARFILVALSKEHFGDNRSLAKRFFEQLEAQKENFLQHKGLSVGTTLEEAISDLRALHGKKKLSPKDKFEFGLYGKTEDSSYQKLMRTGVSKNDNIPDSHRFANHYPSTISKFEEILSLTQSDRNLCINDEIKNKFSIKKHTIIPLSSSDKAPTITTLPDDYIHYEEPRILTVREYARIQSFPDSYEFQGKYTTGGKLRKQETPRYTQVGNAIPPLFAEQAGLVLKEMLRHGRDS
- a CDS encoding IS30 family transposase: MYKQLNRQQRYDISAFLRAGLNRSEIARQLEVSPSTISREIARNSTEKRKSYNPETAQEYADIRKERVRRNRRICESIKRKSLRLLEEKQWSPKQISGYLSLQGEKVSHESIYRWIREDKTNGGSLYKHCRHKLKRRSRPVGKVTNIPERVSIHQRPQEADGKRLGDLEMDLIVGCGGRGAILTVTDRMTNMIWAAKLKDKSAQEVNRKLWALLVPYKAVIKTIVTDNGSEFSGHRKITDRLGVPVFFADPYSSWQKGAIENTNKLLRQYIPKMANFDLISQKQINEYCAKINARPREKLNFKSPVQVFFSLLP